From Brevundimonas vesicularis:
TAGCGGTGACCGGCCCCGGTGACGTCGAGCACCAGGCCGTCCGGCGGGTCGGCGGCCACGATCGGCGCATAGCGGCGCAGCGCCCAGAGGGCGAGTTGGTCCAGGGCGGCCGCGTCGCCTGCCGGATCGAAGGGATGGACGACAAGATCGGCGACCAGGGCCCGGGCTTGGGTCGCGGCCATGCCGGGATGCAGGCGATGGGCGCGGGCGGCGGGGTCGGCGGCCAACACCACGCGTTTGCGGCCTTGGCGCCCGACCAGGACCAAGGGCGTCTCAGGCGACGGCGCGTCGGGTCCAAGCCAGCGTCGCAGCCGATCGGTCGGCCAGGTGGGGAGGTAGAGCGAGACGACCCGTCTCATCGCAGGCTTCCAGTTCGAAATCCGCGCAGGCTCCGGCGCGGCAGCGGATCAGTTCGACGAACCAGCGCGGGCGGCCGACGCCGGGCACGGGCAGGGGGGCGGAGGGCAGGGCGGTGACCCGCCAGCGGGTGGCGGCGGCAGTCGGTTGGCCGAAGTCCGCCGCCTCGGCCTGACGACGCCATCGTCGGACTGCCAGTCCGAGCGAGCCCGTGTCCTCGGCGACGAGCTGCAGGCGCCTCGACGCCATCATGGACAGGCGGGCGACTTCGCCGACGACCGCGCCGAAGCCGCCGTGA
This genomic window contains:
- a CDS encoding ImuA family protein → MSAASPSFQALRAEIARIEAGRRPPGGVLPFGLAALDRRLPAGGLALGALHEVTGGGDGAIDGAVAALFAAGVAARTQGPVLWCVTRPDLFAPALEQAGLSSNRVIYVEAEDEAGLLAAFEDGLRHGGFGAVVGEVARLSMMASRRLQLVAEDTGSLGLAVRRWRRQAEAADFGQPTAAATRWRVTALPSAPLPVPGVGRPRWFVELIRCRAGACADFELEACDETGRLALPPHLADRSAATLAWTRRAVA